The window ACGTCTTCCGCCACCTGCAGGAGATGCCGGTGGCGTTCTACGAGCGGCGGCCCGCAGGCGTGCTGATCTCGCGGCTGACGAACGATGTCGAAGCCCTCGAGTCGATGGTCACCGACTCGGTGACGACGCTGTTCCAGGCGTCGCTGACGCTGGTGGGGTCGATCGTGATCCTGTTGCTGTTCGACGTCGAGCTGGCGTTGTTGACGTTCTTGATCTTCCCGGTGCTGGCGGTGGGGTCGTTCGTGTTCCGGCTCGCGTCCGCGGATGCGTTCTCCCGTACACGAGAGACGATCGGCGCGCTGACGGCGTACCTGCAGGAGTCGCTGAGCGGGATCCGCGTGTTGAAGTCCTACGCGCAGGAGCCGCGGCACAGCGGGGTCTTCGCGGGGCTGAACGCGGAGAACCGGCGCGCCAACATGACGACGGTCAACCTGAACGCCGCGTACTTCCCGTCGGTGGAGTTCGTCTCGGCCATCGCGACGGTGGGGATCCTGCTGTACGGCGGGCACCAGGTCCTGAACGGCGACGTGACGGTGGGTGTGCTCGTCGGGTTCATCGCGGCGCTGAACGGGTTCTTCGACCCGATCTCGCAGCTGTCGCAGGTCTACACGACCTACCAGTCGGGCATGGCGGCGCTGGACAAGATCTTCGCGCTGCTCGACGAGGAGGCGGAGCTGGTCGACGCTGACGATGCCGTGGAGCTGCCGCGGCCGCTGCGGGGCGAGATCTCGTTCGAGGACGTGACGTTCTCGTACTCGACGGCCGAGGGCGTCAAGACCGCGCTGGAGGACGTGACGCTGCACGTCCCGCCCGGGCAGACCGTGGCGCTGGTCGGCGCGACGGGCGCGGGCAAGTCGACGCTGGCCAAGCTGGCGGCGCGGTTCTACGACCCGACGGCGGGGCGCGTCGTTGTTGATGGCTATGACTTGCGCGACGTCACGATGAAGTCGCTGCGGTCGCAGATGGGGATCGTGCCGCAGGAGGGGTTCCTGTTCAGCGGGACGTTGCGCGACAACATCGCCTTCGGGGTTCCTGAAGGGGTTGCGGTCGACGACGCCGACCTCGAGCACGCGTGCCGGGCGCTGGGCGCGTGGGACTTCATCATGAAGTTGGAGCACGGGCTCGACACGCAGATCGGCGAGCGCGGCGTGCAGCTGTCGGCGGGGCAGCGCCAGCTCGTGGCGTTCACGCGCGCGCTGGTCGCGGATCCGCGGATCCTGGTGCTGGACGAGGCGACGTCGAACGTCGACCTGCGCACCGAGACGACGATCGAGAACGGGCTGCGACGGCTGCTCGCGGGCCGGACGGCGATCGTGATCGCGCACCGGCTGTCGACGATCCGGCAGGCGGGGCGGATCGTCGTGTTGGATGGCGGGCAGATCGTGGAGTCCGGGACGCACGACGAGCTGCTGGCGGCGCAGGGGCGCTACTGGCGCCTGTACCGCGACTGGGCGGAGCAGGCGGCGGCCTAGAGACGCAAGTCGTCTGGCCCCCGTATGGCGGGGGTTAGACGACTTGGATCGCCGCGCTGGTCACGACGCGGCCCTTGCCGGCGCGCTTGGCGGTGCGCAGCGCGGCGTCGGCGGCGGCCAGGAGCGCGTCGGCGTCGCTCGCGTCGTCGGGGTGCATCGCGATGCCGGCCGACGCGCCGAGCGTGATGCCCTGGAGCTCCAGGGCCTCGGCGGCGGCGGTGACGGCGACGATCGCGCGCTGGGCGACGGCGTGGACGACCGCGGGGTCGGCGTCCGGGAGGACGATCGCGAACTCGTCGCCGCCGAGGCGCGCGACGAGGTCGGTGTCGCGGGCCGCGTTGCGCAGGGCGCGCGCGGCGGCGGTGAGCGCCGCGTCTCCCCCGTGATGGCCGTGGATCGTGTTGACCTGCTTGAAGCCGTCGAGGTCGATCAGGACGATCCCGAGCCGGTCGGTCCCACGCCGCCCCTGCGCACGCCGTTCCAGGCACGCGTAGAGCGCGCGGCGGTTGGCGAGCTCGGTCAGCGGGTCGTGCAGGGCTTCGGCGCGCGCGGTGGCGCGCTGGGCGACGAGCTCGCGGCGGGCGGCGACCATCAGGGCGCCGGTGAGGGCGAAGACGACGGTCAGGACGATCGTGACCGCCAGGCCTTGGCCCGTGAAGGCGTGCGGGTCGTAGGCAAGCGGCAGGAGGTGGAGGGTCGTGACCAGCGCGAGCGCGGAGGCCGCGACCTTGCCGTCGTAGAACCAGGCGCAGTAGACGATGATCAGCAGCGCGAGGGCGCGCAGCGGCGAGGTCGAGCCGCCGGTCGCGGCGATCGCCACGGGCACCAGCGCGATCGAGCCGACCGTCCCGACCTGGAAGAGGATCACGAGCTTGCGGTTGGCCGGCAGGACGGCGAGCGTCCCGGCCCAGCCGAGCGCGAGGACGCCGGCGACGCTGAGGATCGTCTGGTGGTCGCGATCGGCGCCCGGCAGGTGCGGATACAGCACCCAGAGCAGCCCCATCACGACCCACGCACCGATGGCAGCCCGAACCGCGAGCAGCTCCCGCGCTCGGGTCACCCGCCGTCGGTCGACAGAAAGGATCCTCATCCCCAGTTCGGGTGATCGACCACGGCGAGGCCGCGTTGAGGCCGGGGCGCGGTCTAGCGTCCGAAGAGGCGGCGCTTCTTGGTGGCCTTGGTGCCGCTGGCGGCGTCGAAGCCGGGCGGGGCCTTCGAGATGCGTGGCGCGGGCGACTGGTCGACGGGTGCGCTGGCCGAGGCGGCCGGGCCGCCGGTCTGGGCCGAGGGTGCGCCGGAGCCGATCTGGCGCTGCTTGGGCGAGGCGCCGCCGAGGGCGGTCCGGGACGTGTCGAGCATGTGCGACGCGTCCTCGTTGACCTTGGCGAGCAGGTCGTCACGTTCCTTGCGCGCCTTCTCCGGGTTCAGGAGACGGCGGTCGGTCGGGTGCATCTCGGCGTCGGTGGCGGCCGGGATGTGGCGCACCTTCGCCTTGATCGCGGAGTGCCGGACGGCAAGCGCCGCCTGCATCTGCGCATCCTGCGGATCGAACGCCCAGCCGTGGAAGCCGACCCAGACCACACCCGCGCCTTCCTGCCGGAGCGCGCTCCGCGGCGCAGCGAACCGGAAGTGCTGCGAGAACGCGAACGCCTCGCGCTCGTCATGGAACCGCAGCCGGAACCCCACGAAGACATCGACGAACTGCCGGCCGATCTCACCACCGGCCCGCCGCATCGCCGGCAGCAGCGCCGGATCCCCTGCTGGAAGCTCCATCACAACACCCCTGCAATCGGCATCCAGCGACGCATCCTGAGCATCCTGTCCGCCGCCTCCACCATCGTCCATCCCATGACGACCTGGCACCCGTCAACGTCCGCTGCCGTCGAGGCCTACGCCTACGACGCCCCCACCGAGACCCTCCACCTCCGCTTCCGCGACGGCTCGACGACCTACGACTACCCCTGCACCGCCCCACTCTTCGAGAACTTCCTCCGAGCACCCTCCAAAGGCCGCTTCGTGACGGAGATCCTCAAGCCCTACGCCCAATTCCGCGGCACCTCACCCCGCCCGCAGCGCGGCGGCCGCTGACCGTCCTGAGCCGCTCCGAGCGCGGCTGCTGCTGCGCCGAGCATGACGACGCCCTTGAGGGTACGTTGCCGTTCAATGTCAGAGGTCATCCACTTACGCGAGAGAAGGTTCGCTGTCGCCCCGTGGCGCGGGACGCCCTCCCAGATCGTGCGCGCGATTGAACGCGCCGCCGAGATGGTCGCCCAAGAGATGGGCGCGGAGCCCGATTCGGCAAGCCTGGAGGCCGAGATCCGCTATCCGGATGGGCGTGCTGCATACGGCACGCTAAGTGCGCTTCGCCAGTCGATCGCTGATGTATCAGTCCAGCAGGTCCGAGAGATTGAAGCGACTGTCGGATGGGCGGATCCGCCCCACAGCGTTCACGTGTTGGCGTCTGTGAAAGAAGGCGTAGTTGTCACGTGCAGCTCGCCCAATGAAGTTCTTGCGCTCGGAGTAGCCCAAATACTCGAACAGATGCTCGACGAAGGAAGGATGGAGTCTCCTTATAGAGACGAGCACCGCCCACCACGCTGGTATGAGTGGGTGCTGGGCGCCGCTCTTCTAGCTCTCTACGCGTACATCGCCTACAGGTTCATCCAACATCAATCCTGGCTCGGCACTAAGTTGGATGACCGCACCCTCAACTACGTGAAGGACCACGGGAGCGTGGATCTGTGGAACGTCGGGAGCATGGTGTTCGCGACGGTTGTTGCGCTCTTCTTAGGATTAGGAGCTTGGGTCGGAACCCTGCAGGAGCGGCCGTCCGTTGAATTCATCCGGGTCGAAGATCCCGCGCAGGCAAGTCGCCGTCCCGCCTGGTCTGTTCGCGTTGAAGCGTGGCTTCGCACTCACCCACTCGCAAATGTCCTATTTGGTTTCGTGCTGGGCATTCTGGCCAACGGCGTATCAAACCTCATATTTTGACACTCGTTTGGCGTAGCAATCTCTGCCACGAATCTGCCCCCCGACCTTGACGCAATCAAGATGGCCCGGTTGTTCCACAACGCGACCGCCCACCGAGGGCTGCGGAGGAAGATCCTGGGCCCTTTGACCCGCTGACGCATGCTGGCTCCTCGCAGCCCGTTTGGGGCCAGGACTCTCAGAAGCCCGTGAGCGAACCCGCCAGGGGTCAAGTGCGCCGGCAGGAGTACCCCGTCCATTAGCAAGGCCCGGAACGACGAAACCCCTGCGTGTGCAGGGGTTTCGGAAGAGCTGCGGGACTAGGACTCGAACCTAGAATAACTGGACCAGAACCAGCCGTGTTGCCAATTACACCATCCCGCAAAGGTGTGGCGCAGGGCGATTATAGGGCGCTGGGCGGGACTACGCGGCGTCGAGGGTTCCGGGTGCGAACTGGGCGGTGATCGCGTCTTCGAGGCCGGGGTCGAGGACCAGCAGCACTTCGTCGTCGGCCTGGATGACCGTGTCGGCCTTCGGGACGAAGCCGCGGCCGTCGCGCAGCAGCGAGATGATCAGCGCGCCTTCGGGCAGGTGCATGTCCTGCACCGCCCGCCCGGCGGCGGGCGACGACGAGGTCACCTCGACCTCGATGATCTCCAGCTGCTCGTCGCGCAGATCCAAGAGGTGCACCAACCCGTAGGACGGCACCTCGTGCTCGATCAGGCGCAGGATCAGGTCGGTCGCGCTCACGGCCGGCTGGATCCCGAGCAGCTCGAACCACGACCGGTTCCGCGGGTTGTTGACGCGCGCGATGATCCGCTCGCAGAGGTACTTCTCCTTGGCCATCTGGCAGATGAGCAAGTTGTCCTCATCATCACCGGTCACGGCGATGGCCAGGTCGGCGCGGGCGATCCCGGCGCGCTCCAGCACCCACAGCTCGGTCGCGTCGCCGTACTGGACGGCGTGCTCCAGCTCCTGCTCGATCGTGAGGTACCGGGTCCGGGTGGACTCGATCAGCGTCACCTCGTTGCCCTTGGCGATGAGCTCCCGCGCGAGGTTCCACCCCACCTTGCCGCCGCCCGCGATGATCACGTACATGTCGCGTCTCCCCCTCTAGCCGATCTCGCCGAGCGCCGACGTGAACATCTCGATCGCGTGCTGCGTCGGGCAGATCGTGTGCAGCCCCTGCTCGCTGTACCAGGCGGCACGGGCCGGATCCATGACGCGCACGATGACCTTCTCGACCTCGTAGTGCTTCTGCGCGATCTGCGAGATCGTCAAGTTGGTGTTGTCGCCGTCGGTCGAGGCGATGAAGACGTCGGCGTCGAGGATCCCGGCCTCGGTCAGCGCGTCGACCTCCATGCCGTGACCGACCGTGAAGCGCCCGCCCGCCTCCTCCCAGGTCCGGTCCATGCCGACCTCGAGGCGCTCGTGGCTGAGCGGGTCCTCGTCAAGGACCGAGACGGTGTGACCCGCGGCCAGCGCGGATCGGGCGACGGAGGAGCCGACGCGTCCCGCGCCGACGATGAGGATGAACATCCCCGCGAACATTACCCAGAGGACTGGCGATCAGACCTCACACCCGTGCCAGCCCGCCAAACCGGGCCCGCAGCGCCCCTCGCTAAGCGGGCGGCTCGCGCAGCGGCGGCGCCGCCGAGATCGACTGTGGCGCCGGATCGGCCGCCGGCGCCGGGTGCTCTTCGGGGTCCGCGGCGGCGGCGATGCCGACGTCGCTCGACGGCGGCGCGGTCAGGATGACCTCGCAGCCCGCCTTCGACACCACGTACTTGGTGGCATCCCCCACGAAGTTGTCCAGCGGGCCGCCGCGCCCGCCCAGCAGCGCGCCGCCCCGGATCCGCGACGGCTCCTCGGCCGCCAGCACGATCGCCTGGACGCCACGCCGCCGCGCCTCCTCGACGATCGCCGCACCCGCGCGCCGTGCCCGGACCGTCGCCGTCGCGACCTCGACGCCCTCGTACTCCTCGCCCACCGCCTTGGCGCGCCGCAGCGCCGCCCGCGCGCGCTCCAGCTGCGCATCCGGGAGCCGCGCGTCGATCGGCAGCGCCATCGGGACCTCGAAGATCCACAGCGCCTCGATCGTCGCGCCGGCCTCCTCGCCCAGCCCCTCGTCGTGGTCCTCGCCCGCGAGCCGCCCCGCGGTCTGGATCATGTCGTCGTCCAGCGGCGTGCCCGTCAGCGGCACCAGGATCGACCCGTACTCCAGCTCGTCGCGCTCCAGCTTCAGCGCCGCCTCCGGCACGATCACGCGCTTGAGGATCGACTTGCCCTGTGTGCGCCGGTACGCGACGTACGTCACGAGCCCGAACGCCATCCAGCCGAACCCGACGTACCGCGCGCCCGCGTGTGTGATCACGACGCTCACCCACGCCGCGCCGCTCAGCACCGCGCCCACGACCGCCGGCAGCGGCAGCGACCCGCCGCGGAACCGCACCGACAGCGGCACGCTGTAGAAGCGCTCCTTGTCCGGCTCGCGATAGCGCAGCGAGATGATCGACAGGTGCGCGATCGTCAACCCCAACAACGCGCCGAACGCGTAGATGCCGACGAGGAAGTCGAGGTCCTCCGGGACGATCAGCGCGCCCGCGATCACCGCGGCGATGACGATCAGCACGAACGGCGTCGACCGCGTCGGGTGCAGGCGCCCCAGCGCGCTCGGGATCTGCCGGTTGCGCGACAGCGAGTACGCCAGCCGCGACAACCCCAACATGGCGCTGTTGGACGCCGCGATCAGCGTCGCGGTCGCCGCGATCGAGATGGTGTACTTGAAGAAGTCCGCCACCCACGCGGTGTCGAACGACTCCGCGATCCCCAGGACCGGCGCCTCCAGGTAGAAGCGCGAGATCCCCGTCGCGTTGCCGGCCACCGGGAACGCCGTCATCGCCACCAGCGCGATCCCGACGTAGACCACCATCACGACCAGCGTGGCGGACCCGATCAGGCGCTTCAGCGAGCCGCGCGAAGCGACGACCTCACCCGACAGCCCCGCCGCCGACTCCAGCCCCGTGAACACCACGGTCGCGACGCCCAGCGCGAAGATGACGTCCTTCCACCTCGGGTAGACGCCGAGGTGGATCGGGTCGACCAACGAGTGGTAGTTGAAGAACGTCGCCAGCCCGATGACGATCAGCAGCAGCTGCAGCCCGATGTCGGCGATCACCAGCGCGCCGATCCGGTTCACGCGCGTCTTCGAGAACCCGCGGATGTTGCGCGCCGCGACGTAGAGGACGATCCCCAGCGCGACGATGATCTCGGTCGAGCCGCGCCCCAGGTCGCCCCAGAACGCCGCCAGGTAGTTGGTGGCGCTGAACGCGGTGACCGCGATCAAGATGATGTAGTCGAGCAGGATCGCCCAGCCGGCGATGAACGACACCAGCTCGTTGAAGCCGTAGCGCGCGAAGACCGTCGAGCCCGCGCGCTCCGGGTGCAGCGCCGCGCCCTCGACGTAGGTCATCGCCGCCAGCCCGAAGAACAGCGCGGCGACCAGGAAGACGACCGGCGTCAGCCCCAGCGCGTGGTCGGCGACCACGCCGAGCGAGAAGTAGATCGACGACGCGACCGCCGTGTAGACGATCGCGAACAGCGCCGGCTGGCCGAGCCCCTTGCCGAGCACCTAGCCCTCGCCGTCCTGCGGGCCCGAGCCGTCGCGCGCGGCACGCCGCCGCCCGCCGCCCAGCTGCCCGTTGATGTACAACCGCCCCGCGCCCGCGGCGATGAACAGCACGCCCAGCAGCAGGCCGAAGGCGATCGCGCCGCCGCCGGCCGTGAGCGTCCGGACGATCAGCGCCACGCCGAGCAGCACCAGCAGCGTCGACAGGACGGCGGTCGACGACCGGTGCAGGTTCCGGGGCGGGGGCATCTCGGGCACGAAGGCTACGCGCAACCTCAGGTGGGGACCGCGATGCCCGCGGGCCGGTGCGGCGGCTTCGTCTCGGGATCGGACTGGATGATCACGCGGCACGGGCGCTCGGCCAGCACGGTCTCCAGCGTCTTGCCGAACAGGGTCCCGCCGGTGCGCGGCGGCAGCGGCGCGACGATCGCCTGCGCGTGCAGCGCGCGCGCCTCCTTGACGATCAGGCGCCCGGCCTGGCCGAGGCGGACCTTCTCGATGTGCCCGGTCACGCGCCGGCCGCCCTGCAGGCGCGCCTGCTCGATGATCGACTCGGCCGCCGCCTCGGCCTCCGGGAACGACGCATCGATCGGCGACGACTGCGGCACCGCCATGTACACCAACAGGTGGATGCCGCGCCGGCGCCGCGCCGCGAGCTTGGCGGCCGTGGCGATCGCGCCCTTCGAGTAGGGCTGCGTGGCGTCCAAGGCCACCAACACGCTCTCGTACTCCGCCTCGTGCTCGACGACCGGCCCCTGGATCGCGACCTTCGTGGTCGTCGTCAGGTCCAGGCCCTGGCGGTGGCGGTAGATCGGGTAGATCACCATGCCCAGCAGCAGCCAGCTGATGCCGGCCAGCGCGACGTCGACGTGGAGCGCGGTGACGACGATGAACGCCAGCAGCGTGAAGAGCCCGCCGAAGACGGCGAACAGCGGCAGCGAGCGGCCGCCCCTGAGCGGGAAGTTGCCCGGCCCGGTCCACGGGCGCCGCGCGTCGGGCTGCGACAGCCGCAGCTTGACGACCGCGATGTGCGCGATCGTGAACGACAACATCGCGCCGAAGGCGTACATGTTGCCCAAGAACTCCGCCTTGCCCGGGATCACGGCGATGCAGGCGATCCCGCCGAAGATCAGGATCCCGACGTACGGCGTCCCGTAGCGCGGGTGCAGCTGGCGCAGGCGGTCCGGCATCTGGCGGTGGATGCCCATCGAGTACACCAGCCGCGACACGCCGATGATCCCGGCGTTGGCCGCGATCAGCAGGATCGTCGCCGCCAGGATGCCGACGTAGACCTCCGCCGGTCCCTGCAGGAACCCCAGGTCGAAGTGCTTGACCACCCCGAGCACCGGGTCACCGGCGAAGCCGCCCTGGTCCTCCGGCAGGCCGAGCTGCGTGACGTACTTGCCGCTCGCGTCCTGGTGGACCGGCAGCGCGCTCAGCGCGACCATCGGCAGCAGCGAGTAGATCGCGAACACGGCGATCACCACGCGGTTGATCGCCGCGGGGATCGTCTTCTCCTCGTCCTTGGCCTCCTCGGCCATGTTCGAGATCGTCTCGATCCCCGTGTAGGCGATCATGCCGACCGGGATCGCGACGAAGAAGTTCTTCCACGTCGGGGCCAGGCCGAAGTGCACGTTGTCGATCAGCACCTGGGGCTTGAACACCAGGAAGATGCCGACCGCGACCAGCAGCAGCTGGGTCAGGAAGTCGACGACGGCCAGGCCGATGTTGACGCCCGCGGACTCCTTGACGCCGCGCACGTTGACCACCGACAGGACGATGATCAGGCCGATCGTGAAGAAGATGTCGCCCGGCGAGTGGCGCAGCGCGTCGACCTGCGCGACGCCGCCGAGGTAGTGCGGCACGAAGAACGCGGAGATCGCGATCGTGATCGTGTAGTTGAGCATCTGCGCCCAGGCGGCGAAGAAGCTCGCGAACTCGTTGAACGCGTGGCGGGCGAACGACGACGAGCCGCCGGCCTCCGGGTACATCGCCGTGGCCTCGGCGTAGGTGGCGGCCGTCAGGTAGAAGATGAAGCCGGTGATGACGAACACCACCGGGGTGAGGCCGAGCGCGAAGCTGGCCACGAGACCCAACGCGTAGTAGATCGACGAGCCCACGTTGCCGTAGGCGGTCGAGAAGAGCGCGTTGACCCCGAGGACGCGCTGGAGGCCATGGAGTCGGCGTTCGGCCATCGAGCGCTCAGCAGTGTAGGGGCGGGGACGGTCGGCGCGCGCCGACCCCTACATGAGGGTGCCGCGGGGGTGCCGCGCGCACCTGGCCCACGCAGCGGAATGCGCGGGCCAGGCGGCGTGGCGGGGCTCAGTCAACCACGAACTGACCGACCAGGCGGTCGAG is drawn from Conexibacter woesei Iso977N and contains these coding sequences:
- a CDS encoding ABC transporter ATP-binding protein; amino-acid sequence: MTPPLNADQTQALSRRDDLRRRLRATSGRARKLRGIVELLRPYRSRTALMMVALVLGTAAALAPAPLARQAIDRGITKGDTGALTVIVILFIISALVVWSTSYAQTYLTNWVGQRALQDLRLDVFRHLQEMPVAFYERRPAGVLISRLTNDVEALESMVTDSVTTLFQASLTLVGSIVILLLFDVELALLTFLIFPVLAVGSFVFRLASADAFSRTRETIGALTAYLQESLSGIRVLKSYAQEPRHSGVFAGLNAENRRANMTTVNLNAAYFPSVEFVSAIATVGILLYGGHQVLNGDVTVGVLVGFIAALNGFFDPISQLSQVYTTYQSGMAALDKIFALLDEEAELVDADDAVELPRPLRGEISFEDVTFSYSTAEGVKTALEDVTLHVPPGQTVALVGATGAGKSTLAKLAARFYDPTAGRVVVDGYDLRDVTMKSLRSQMGIVPQEGFLFSGTLRDNIAFGVPEGVAVDDADLEHACRALGAWDFIMKLEHGLDTQIGERGVQLSAGQRQLVAFTRALVADPRILVLDEATSNVDLRTETTIENGLRRLLAGRTAIVIAHRLSTIRQAGRIVVLDGGQIVESGTHDELLAAQGRYWRLYRDWAEQAAA
- a CDS encoding GGDEF domain-containing protein, with amino-acid sequence MTRARELLAVRAAIGAWVVMGLLWVLYPHLPGADRDHQTILSVAGVLALGWAGTLAVLPANRKLVILFQVGTVGSIALVPVAIAATGGSTSPLRALALLIIVYCAWFYDGKVAASALALVTTLHLLPLAYDPHAFTGQGLAVTIVLTVVFALTGALMVAARRELVAQRATARAEALHDPLTELANRRALYACLERRAQGRRGTDRLGIVLIDLDGFKQVNTIHGHHGGDAALTAAARALRNAARDTDLVARLGGDEFAIVLPDADPAVVHAVAQRAIVAVTAAAEALELQGITLGASAGIAMHPDDASDADALLAAADAALRTAKRAGKGRVVTSAAIQVV
- a CDS encoding KTSC domain-containing protein; translation: MPDGKRRLHLRILRIERPAVEADPDHTRAFLPERAPRRSEPEVLRERERLALVMEPQPEPHEDIDELPADLTTGPPHRRQQRRIPCWKLHHNTPAIGIQRRILSILSAASTIVHPMTTWHPSTSAAVEAYAYDAPTETLHLRFRDGSTTYDYPCTAPLFENFLRAPSKGRFVTEILKPYAQFRGTSPRPQRGGR
- a CDS encoding potassium channel family protein; this encodes MYVIIAGGGKVGWNLARELIAKGNEVTLIESTRTRYLTIEQELEHAVQYGDATELWVLERAGIARADLAIAVTGDDEDNLLICQMAKEKYLCERIIARVNNPRNRSWFELLGIQPAVSATDLILRLIEHEVPSYGLVHLLDLRDEQLEIIEVEVTSSSPAAGRAVQDMHLPEGALIISLLRDGRGFVPKADTVIQADDEVLLVLDPGLEDAITAQFAPGTLDAA
- a CDS encoding potassium channel family protein translates to MFILIVGAGRVGSSVARSALAAGHTVSVLDEDPLSHERLEVGMDRTWEEAGGRFTVGHGMEVDALTEAGILDADVFIASTDGDNTNLTISQIAQKHYEVEKVIVRVMDPARAAWYSEQGLHTICPTQHAIEMFTSALGEIG
- a CDS encoding amino acid permease, translating into MLGKGLGQPALFAIVYTAVASSIYFSLGVVADHALGLTPVVFLVAALFFGLAAMTYVEGAALHPERAGSTVFARYGFNELVSFIAGWAILLDYIILIAVTAFSATNYLAAFWGDLGRGSTEIIVALGIVLYVAARNIRGFSKTRVNRIGALVIADIGLQLLLIVIGLATFFNYHSLVDPIHLGVYPRWKDVIFALGVATVVFTGLESAAGLSGEVVASRGSLKRLIGSATLVVMVVYVGIALVAMTAFPVAGNATGISRFYLEAPVLGIAESFDTAWVADFFKYTISIAATATLIAASNSAMLGLSRLAYSLSRNRQIPSALGRLHPTRSTPFVLIVIAAVIAGALIVPEDLDFLVGIYAFGALLGLTIAHLSIISLRYREPDKERFYSVPLSVRFRGGSLPLPAVVGAVLSGAAWVSVVITHAGARYVGFGWMAFGLVTYVAYRRTQGKSILKRVIVPEAALKLERDELEYGSILVPLTGTPLDDDMIQTAGRLAGEDHDEGLGEEAGATIEALWIFEVPMALPIDARLPDAQLERARAALRRAKAVGEEYEGVEVATATVRARRAGAAIVEEARRRGVQAIVLAAEEPSRIRGGALLGGRGGPLDNFVGDATKYVVSKAGCEVILTAPPSSDVGIAAAADPEEHPAPAADPAPQSISAAPPLREPPA
- a CDS encoding APC family permease, which encodes MAERRLHGLQRVLGVNALFSTAYGNVGSSIYYALGLVASFALGLTPVVFVITGFIFYLTAATYAEATAMYPEAGGSSSFARHAFNEFASFFAAWAQMLNYTITIAISAFFVPHYLGGVAQVDALRHSPGDIFFTIGLIIVLSVVNVRGVKESAGVNIGLAVVDFLTQLLLVAVGIFLVFKPQVLIDNVHFGLAPTWKNFFVAIPVGMIAYTGIETISNMAEEAKDEEKTIPAAINRVVIAVFAIYSLLPMVALSALPVHQDASGKYVTQLGLPEDQGGFAGDPVLGVVKHFDLGFLQGPAEVYVGILAATILLIAANAGIIGVSRLVYSMGIHRQMPDRLRQLHPRYGTPYVGILIFGGIACIAVIPGKAEFLGNMYAFGAMLSFTIAHIAVVKLRLSQPDARRPWTGPGNFPLRGGRSLPLFAVFGGLFTLLAFIVVTALHVDVALAGISWLLLGMVIYPIYRHRQGLDLTTTTKVAIQGPVVEHEAEYESVLVALDATQPYSKGAIATAAKLAARRRRGIHLLVYMAVPQSSPIDASFPEAEAAAESIIEQARLQGGRRVTGHIEKVRLGQAGRLIVKEARALHAQAIVAPLPPRTGGTLFGKTLETVLAERPCRVIIQSDPETKPPHRPAGIAVPT